A genome region from Baekduia alba includes the following:
- a CDS encoding AI-2E family transporter, with amino-acid sequence MRVPHRSAKEDPEPDPLEHVELSGIFAAPSWLRDLGFAAWLLAGVTVVVVGAIWIADLTSTIFVPVVVAAVLAAVLSPIVRLLQNHKIPRIAGAAIVFVGVAVAGAALLVMIVSGISSQSSDITDKLQQGATRLESALNDLGASSDSASQAKSSASSGLSDAFHTLLTGVGSGISALASLAVFISFTALSLFLLLKDGPAIRTWAERHLGIPRPAARVVLGRTLQSLRGYFGGVTAIAAFNGVVIGLGALIVGVPLAGTIAVVNFVAAYIPFLGAWTAGAFTVLIALGANGTQAALVMAFIVLIANGALQQMIQPVIMGAALGIHPLVVLIVTIGAGALFGGVGMVLAAPLTSAAVRISHDLAAMRAERDADAAEDDPGGAVPTPA; translated from the coding sequence AGGAGGACCCGGAGCCCGATCCGCTCGAGCACGTCGAGCTCTCCGGCATCTTCGCCGCGCCGTCGTGGCTGCGCGACCTCGGCTTCGCCGCCTGGCTGCTGGCCGGCGTCACGGTCGTCGTCGTCGGGGCGATCTGGATCGCGGACCTCACGAGCACGATCTTCGTCCCGGTCGTCGTCGCCGCGGTGCTCGCGGCCGTGCTGTCGCCGATCGTGCGACTCCTCCAGAACCACAAGATCCCGCGGATCGCCGGCGCGGCGATCGTGTTCGTGGGCGTCGCCGTGGCGGGCGCGGCGCTGCTGGTGATGATCGTGAGCGGCATCTCCAGCCAGTCCTCCGACATCACCGACAAGCTGCAGCAGGGCGCGACCAGGCTCGAGTCCGCGCTCAACGACCTCGGGGCGAGCAGCGACAGCGCCAGCCAGGCCAAGAGCAGCGCCAGCTCCGGGCTCAGCGACGCGTTCCACACGCTGCTGACCGGCGTGGGCTCGGGCATCTCGGCGCTCGCGTCCCTCGCGGTCTTCATCTCCTTCACCGCGCTCAGCCTGTTCCTGCTGCTCAAGGACGGGCCGGCGATCCGCACGTGGGCCGAACGCCACCTCGGCATCCCGCGGCCGGCCGCGCGCGTCGTGCTCGGCCGCACGCTGCAGTCGCTGCGCGGCTACTTCGGCGGCGTGACCGCCATCGCGGCGTTCAACGGCGTCGTCATCGGCCTGGGCGCGCTGATCGTCGGCGTGCCGCTGGCCGGGACGATCGCGGTCGTCAACTTCGTCGCGGCCTACATCCCGTTCCTCGGCGCCTGGACGGCCGGCGCGTTCACCGTCCTCATCGCGCTCGGCGCCAACGGCACGCAGGCCGCGCTCGTCATGGCGTTCATCGTGCTGATCGCCAACGGCGCGCTACAGCAGATGATCCAGCCGGTGATCATGGGCGCGGCGCTCGGGATCCACCCGCTCGTCGTCCTCATCGTCACGATCGGGGCCGGTGCCCTGTTCGGCGGCGTCGGGATGGTCCTCGCGGCGCCGCTGACCTCGGCCGCGGTCCGCATCTCGCACGACCTCGCCGCGATGCGCGCCGAGCGCGACGCCGACGCCGCCGAGGACGATCCCGGCGGCGCGGTGCCGACGCCGGCGTAG